Within Spartobacteria bacterium, the genomic segment GCCACTGAGCACACGCGCTTTCACATGGGTCGATTTTGTCAAAGTGAGTGCCGATCCGTACGCTGTTCCCGCCACCGCACCGCTAACTGCACGCGGATCGGAACCGTCGGTTGTATAATAAATGGTGCCACTGCCGGATATTGACAGCGAAAAACCTGCATCGATACTGCCGCCGTGCTGATTGAACTCCGGTGCATCCACCGAGGGATACCAGCCTTTGGCCTTGATTTGATCAAGCACAACGACTGAGCGGTACGGCATGTAACTGTCAAGCAACCAGTTAACCGAAGAAAGCCAGGCATCATCACGCGTATAAAGCGTTCCCGTGCTATCACCCCAGCGAGCTGATTCGGCTATCACCGCGGCATAGATTTGATTCTTCCGCGCTTCGAGACGGCTGGCGGTTACGGTGGGGTACAGAGCACCTTCATTATAGAAGTGGTCATGAACATGATCGGCAAAACGCAGGGCATATTCTTCATTTTCCATAAGTTTCAGATGCAACCACCACGGGGTGAAAAAGTCCTGACTATCAAACGCGCTGCTCAGGGATTGATTCACCCGATCGTGATCCACGCCCTCGCTAATTTCAAGCGAATGCTCGTTGTCGTGCGCGACAAATTTGAATCCATCTGGGTTGGTTCGATTGAAGATCGCATTAAGGTTACGCGGCATCGTGGGGTCGTTCATTGGCGGGCCGACCGGGGAGTCGCGATTCGCGGTGAAATAGACAAGCAGCATGTAGTCGATCACATTGTCGACATCCAACAGTTTGGTATAGCTGCTGTTTTCTGAGCCATCACTGTTCATGCCCTGAAGAGCAAAGTAGGCCGAATCGGAACTGATGCCGGAATTGACGGAGGTCCACAGATCATCATAGGCATCGCGTGTTCCATCCACGGCATACATCACCCCCGTGTCAGCATCAGATTTTACCGCATCATAATCGTCATCGTCATCACCATGGTACGATTCGGCATAGTCGGCATTGCAGCGTTCTTCGGTCTGATAGAGTCCCCAGTACATCCCGTTTATATAGAGATGGTAATATTCACCACGGGTGTAGGGCTGTCCCATGTCGCGATGCGTATCGCGTGTAAAAATATCGTACAACCACGTCGCATATTGTGGAAATTGGTTGGCCCAGGAAAAGTTCTGACCGGTTCGTAAATCCATACGCTTGAAGCTATCGGCGCCCTCGTCACCAAACAAGGGATAATTCAGTCGCGTTGTTCCATATTCTGAGCGGAAGAAGAAGCGGAAGGAGTGCTTTGGATTCGTAACCTTGGCACTGGATGCTCCACGAATTCGTATGCCACCATTGATTTGAAATCCATCGGTTCCATCTGGATGGATCAACTCAATGGATGTTTCCCGTTCCCAGTCTTCGCCTTCTTCTTCCGGGTTCACATAAATTCCTGACGATGAACCGAATAAGTTGTCTGGTTCCGTCACAATGGATATGGATGGAATGGCCAGCAGGGCTTCTTCAATCTGGCTGGAATAGGTCGGGCTTTCGGTAATATCTGTATCCATTCCGTAATCAAAGCCTTGGCCGTTGACGGAACTGGACGGGAATTCCGGAGCGAGCGAACTAACATCGGTTCCCTGCGAAATAATGTCATTCAGAAAAATATACGTCTGCGTATCCACATCGCTGGACTGATAGCCCGTTTTTGTTGCCGTGGCCCGCAATACGGTGGTGCAGTCGATGGATATCGCATTGGAATAGAGCGTGCCGTTGTTGGCGGAGGGGGTTGTACCGTCAATGGTATAATAGATGGCGGAATCTTCCGTGTCGCATGCGATTTCAACGTCAAAGGCGTTGGAAAAGAAACCGCGATCTACGGTGAATTTGGTATCGTCTACATAGCCCGCAATTCCCTGAACATTGTCGGCTCCCGGGGTCGGTGTGGTATAGTACATTACAGCATTTGTTATGAGTTCACCCACGGTTATTCCAGTCAATTTCGGCATGATATAGAAATCCGGATCGCCAGAGCTTGAGAAAGGATTAAACGGGGAGCATAACCCCTGAATGGCCAGCACATTTTCGCCGGTTTGCAGGTAGGAACCGGCATTCAGCAGCGTGTAATCCACATAGGATGTCCCCCCATGTTCGGCGGTGGCCGACGATTGATAGCTGAGTGAATCCGGTGCATTGGCAGAAGCAACTTCGTTCCCGTTGATATAAGCGACAAAGCCGTCATCGTACTTCATTCGGAGAGCCAGCTGTGAGACAGCGGCTGCATCATCAACGTCAAAGGCAACCCGGATGTATGCCGAATTGTGGAAGCTTGGGGGGCGCGTTGATTCATCAAACATGCCGGATTCCAGATTCAGATTAATAGCATAGGTTGAAGCTTTGTCATATCCGACACCCGTTTGCCCACTGATCCAGCCTGAATCATCAAACCCCGTCGTTTTCCAACTGGAATCCGGCTCATAGGTGCCGGCCATAGCGGTTGCATCCTGCTCTTCTACCACCAGAGTCGAATACGAAGATTCCTGAGCCAATCCATACGAAACATCATCGTCCTGTTCCGGATAATCCATAAGTGCATGTTCAATGGTCGTGCCATCCGCATGCGTTAAGATCACACATTCTCCATCGGCACTCAATTTGAAGGTCGTATGCAGATAGCCCTGCGAATCCATATACCCGTCAGCATCCTGTCCCGACGCAAAAACCACCAGATGTTCGCCTGCCGCAATGCTTTTCGACGGAAAAACCCATTTTGTCAGCTCATTCGAATCATCACTCAAATACCATCCCGTCAGATCCACGGAATGATCACTCGCATTATACAACTCGATCCAGTCCGAATAATTTCCATTGCCATCTATTAGCGTTTTATCATTCTTCGCCATAAATTCAGTAATCAGCACGTCCGCTCCATACGAGCGAACCAACAAAAGCATCATCATCGTACCCAGTATAATCTTTTTCATTTCCTGCTCCGCATTTTCATATTCCGGTCATTGGAAACCTTCGCAACGAGAAAAGAAATACCCTGACATGCCCCTCACGTCCCCATCTTTCGCATTACAAAGTTGTCATCAAGCAATGATTGGCGGTGTCCATGCAGCATGCTATGGTCTAACTCATGAAAATATTGATTGTTGAAGACGAAGAACAGTTGGCTGATTTCATGCGGCAGGGACTGGAAGAGTTGTGCTATCAGGTCACCGTCGAACACAATGGCGGTAACGCCTTTGATCTGGCTGCAAGCAACACGTTTGACTTGATCATTCTCGACATTATGCTGCCGGGACGTGACGGGCTCTCTATTCTAAAAGAACTGCGCCAACAACAAATTACCACACCTGTCATTATCGTTACCGCCCGTTCAGAAACCAATCAACGTATCGAGGGACTGGAACTTGGTGCTGATGACTACATCACGAAACCCTTTTTCATGGAAGAACTCATCGCTCGCGTAAAAGCTGTTCTGCGCCGCACGGCCGGGCAGCCTGCTAGTACATTAATCGTTGGTAACCTTTCCGTAAACCTGCTCACTCGCGAGGTACATATGGACAACGAAGAAATCCTGCTCAGTCCGCGCGAATTCAGTTTGCTCGAATATCTGATGCGTTCACCCGGTCATGTTTTCACCCGCACACAAATTCTCGAGCACGTCTGGGGGTATGGATTTGATCCGATGACCAATCTTGTCGATGTCTGTATTCGCCGCATTCGCGCAAAACTTCAGCAAGAGACATCGCCAGCGCTCATTGAAACCGTTCGCGGTGCAGGCTACCGCTTCCGCGCGGAGG encodes:
- a CDS encoding response regulator transcription factor, whose translation is MKILIVEDEEQLADFMRQGLEELCYQVTVEHNGGNAFDLAASNTFDLIILDIMLPGRDGLSILKELRQQQITTPVIIVTARSETNQRIEGLELGADDYITKPFFMEELIARVKAVLRRTAGQPASTLIVGNLSVNLLTREVHMDNEEILLSPREFSLLEYLMRSPGHVFTRTQILEHVWGYGFDPMTNLVDVCIRRIRAKLQQETSPALIETVRGAGYRFRAEEND